One segment of Desulfobaccales bacterium DNA contains the following:
- a CDS encoding phosphoadenosine phosphosulfate reductase family protein, which yields MSSATIQEALIEEIHQQLRDINIVSFSGGKDSSVMLQQIIQAIGNSNKKLYIITSDTLMEIPYFKTYLDRTRKLIQNYIQVSHLNAEMIMVYPELTNSFWVSVLGMGYPAAHMGFRWCTGKLKIDPIKNYIKQITTGKQFTVFVGVRSSESALRARIYKKKNYAPNHYAPILDWTAHDVWECLMTEPCPWGDHAELINVYKYSSDECVYGEKAGVCVGNARYGCWACPLQKSTQLELIGFHTNDVKRYNALKDFKEVLVNTANT from the coding sequence TTGTCCAGCGCTACCATCCAAGAGGCCTTAATAGAGGAAATCCACCAGCAATTGCGGGACATCAACATCGTCTCATTCTCAGGCGGCAAGGACTCCTCGGTGATGCTGCAACAAATCATTCAAGCAATAGGCAACAGCAACAAGAAGCTCTATATCATTACCTCCGATACCCTCATGGAAATTCCCTATTTCAAAACATATCTTGATCGCACCCGTAAGCTGATCCAGAACTACATCCAGGTAAGCCACCTGAATGCCGAGATGATCATGGTCTATCCCGAACTCACAAACAGCTTTTGGGTTTCGGTCTTGGGCATGGGTTATCCCGCCGCCCACATGGGGTTTCGCTGGTGCACCGGCAAACTCAAGATCGACCCGATCAAAAATTACATCAAGCAGATCACGACTGGAAAACAGTTTACCGTCTTTGTCGGGGTCAGAAGCTCCGAGAGCGCCCTTAGAGCCAGGATTTACAAGAAAAAGAATTATGCGCCTAACCATTACGCCCCGATCCTCGATTGGACCGCCCATGACGTCTGGGAATGCCTCATGACTGAGCCCTGCCCCTGGGGCGATCATGCCGAACTGATCAATGTCTATAAATACTCCTCGGATGAGTGCGTCTACGGCGAAAAAGCAGGCGTCTGTGTCGGCAATGCCAGATATGGCTGCTGGGCCTGCCCGCTCCAAAAATCCACCCAACTGGAACTGATCGGATTTCATACCAATGATGTTAAACGCTACAACGCCTTGAAGGATTTCAAGGAGGTTCTAGTAAACACCGCCAACACC
- a CDS encoding phage Gp37/Gp68 family protein, translated as MGLSKIKWTDCTWNPVTGCTKISPGCQNCYAERMAKRLAGRAGYPKDKPFSVTLHPDRLDEPLKWKKPSRVFVCSMGDLFHEDVPGESIEQVLIYAAMCSYHTFLILTKRPERMGEIFALWRNGLLRTPLAGDEEIAGAGYRWPLKNIWLGVTAENQEWFDKRWAYLKQIPAAKVFISYEPALGPVVLPSDFLERGNDAWVIAGGESGPGARPMHPNWARGLRDQCQAAGVPYFFKSWGEWAHATDYRKKVLCVYSDGRSIAFHRDDIMAEEKRSGLNHNDFNAMLMSRVGKKAAGRCLDEMEWDEIPEVR; from the coding sequence ATGGGCCTGAGCAAAATCAAATGGACCGACTGCACCTGGAATCCGGTCACCGGCTGCACCAAAATTTCCCCCGGCTGCCAGAACTGCTATGCCGAGCGTATGGCAAAGCGACTGGCGGGCCGGGCCGGATATCCCAAGGATAAGCCGTTTAGTGTGACCCTGCACCCGGACCGGCTGGATGAGCCCCTAAAATGGAAGAAGCCGAGCCGGGTGTTTGTGTGCTCCATGGGCGATCTGTTCCATGAGGATGTGCCAGGTGAGTCCATCGAACAAGTCCTTATTTATGCCGCCATGTGCAGCTACCACACGTTTTTAATCTTAACCAAACGTCCGGAGCGCATGGGGGAAATTTTTGCTCTCTGGAGAAATGGCTTACTGCGAACCCCTCTTGCTGGGGATGAGGAAATCGCCGGAGCTGGTTATAGGTGGCCTTTGAAAAACATCTGGCTCGGTGTCACCGCCGAGAACCAGGAATGGTTCGATAAGCGTTGGGCCTATTTGAAGCAAATTCCGGCAGCCAAGGTTTTTATTTCCTATGAACCCGCACTTGGCCCCGTGGTTCTGCCGTCTGACTTCTTAGAGCGTGGCAATGACGCTTGGGTAATTGCTGGCGGCGAGTCCGGCCCCGGGGCCCGCCCTATGCACCCGAATTGGGCCAGAGGCTTGCGGGATCAATGCCAAGCGGCGGGAGTGCCGTACTTCTTTAAAAGCTGGGGAGAATGGGCACATGCCACGGATTATCGCAAAAAGGTTCTCTGCGTCTATAGCGATGGACGGTCAATTGCCTTTCACCGGGACGATATTATGGCTGAAGAAAAGCGGAGTGGACTTAATCACAACGATTTTAATGCAATGCTCATGTCTCGCGTCGGCAAGAAAGCCGCCGGCCGATGCCTGGATGAGATGGAATGGGATGAGATACCGGAGGTTCGTTAA
- a CDS encoding capsid cement protein, whose amino-acid sequence MPALTRDRATPYREGIEVDFPVAANTKIFAGSLVCVNATGYAVPAADTAGHRFAGVAMEQVDNSGGSDGGQSVNLRRTGVFEFDALSITQAMVGTPMYASDDHTFDDATGATYNIKVGRLVKYVSATKGWIDIAR is encoded by the coding sequence ATGCCAGCTTTAACCCGTGACCGGGCTACCCCTTACCGGGAAGGTATTGAGGTGGATTTCCCGGTAGCAGCCAACACGAAAATTTTCGCCGGCTCCCTGGTATGTGTCAATGCCACGGGATATGCAGTGCCGGCAGCGGACACCGCCGGCCACCGGTTCGCCGGGGTGGCCATGGAACAGGTGGACAACAGCGGCGGGAGTGACGGCGGCCAGAGTGTGAATCTGCGGCGAACCGGGGTGTTCGAGTTCGACGCGCTGTCCATCACCCAGGCCATGGTGGGTACGCCTATGTATGCCTCTGATGACCACACCTTTGATGATGCTACCGGAGCCACCTATAACATCAAAGTGGGCCGGTTGGTCAAATACGTCTCGGCCACCAAGGGCTGGATCGATATCGCCAGATAA
- a CDS encoding phage regulatory CII family protein → MSYQHFVPQRKVLVKQWLRKALESGKVSTEFIAHQCGISDSLLSRQLNPEDPERYFHLHNLPIMVHETGDFTPLDQVEAVLGRVGFFMPPGQTGADQQHAAAEVLHKVGGLVAALGQVDRFGIECLGKEAIRAICTLMAAVA, encoded by the coding sequence ATGAGTTATCAACATTTTGTCCCGCAACGTAAGGTTTTAGTGAAACAATGGCTGAGGAAAGCCTTGGAGTCCGGCAAGGTCTCCACGGAATTCATCGCCCACCAGTGCGGCATCTCTGATTCCCTGCTCTCCCGACAGCTCAATCCCGAAGACCCGGAACGCTACTTCCACCTGCATAACCTGCCCATCATGGTCCACGAAACCGGCGATTTTACTCCTTTAGACCAGGTAGAGGCCGTGCTGGGCCGGGTAGGTTTTTTTATGCCGCCGGGGCAGACCGGCGCTGACCAGCAGCACGCCGCGGCCGAGGTGCTCCATAAGGTCGGGGGGCTGGTCGCCGCTCTGGGGCAGGTGGACCGTTTCGGGATCGAGTGCTTAGGCAAAGAGGCCATCCGGGCCATCTGCACGCTCATGGCGGCGGTGGCATGA
- a CDS encoding cold shock domain-containing protein, with product MTERQRGRVKWFDVKKGIGFIQREGAPDVFVHFSEIISVIRSFEKGDAVEFTVKQGRQGPAAADVVRL from the coding sequence ATGACCGAGCGCCAGCGGGGTCGGGTGAAATGGTTCGATGTCAAGAAGGGGATCGGTTTTATCCAGCGGGAGGGTGCCCCGGATGTGTTCGTCCATTTTAGCGAGATAATCTCCGTCATCCGTAGTTTTGAGAAAGGTGATGCTGTGGAATTCACGGTAAAGCAGGGACGCCAGGGACCAGCGGCGGCGGATGTGGTGAGGTTGTAG
- a CDS encoding terminase small subunit, translating into MALNPQKATVVYGVQTVADHFGVTTRTIQYWVKLGMPKSGKSYDLVACTLWRRQQQDQAEKVVDPDSDDQETGGDKAFWTRREIKARAETKELELRKLQGELVELEEVEQLFAARAAIYKQSVLGLEPFILALLPDEERRAKSGEVRRRLREAVENITRPLPEKFQYYNPVEER; encoded by the coding sequence GTGGCTCTTAACCCTCAAAAAGCGACGGTGGTTTATGGGGTTCAGACCGTGGCTGACCATTTCGGGGTGACCACGCGGACGATACAATATTGGGTGAAGTTAGGTATGCCTAAATCCGGGAAGAGCTATGACCTAGTGGCCTGTACACTCTGGCGCCGGCAGCAGCAAGATCAGGCCGAAAAGGTCGTAGATCCTGATAGCGACGATCAAGAAACGGGTGGCGATAAGGCTTTTTGGACTCGGCGGGAGATCAAGGCCCGGGCCGAGACGAAAGAACTGGAGCTCAGGAAGCTCCAAGGGGAGCTGGTGGAGTTGGAGGAGGTTGAGCAGCTCTTCGCGGCCCGGGCGGCGATCTATAAGCAATCGGTCTTAGGCTTGGAGCCGTTTATCTTGGCGCTACTACCGGATGAGGAGCGCCGGGCCAAGTCCGGAGAGGTGCGGCGGCGGTTGCGGGAGGCGGTGGAGAACATCACCCGGCCGTTGCCGGAGAAGTTCCAGTATTACAATCCTGTAGAGGAAAGGTAG
- a CDS encoding terminase gpA endonuclease subunit — MQQSHQISWFPAEQAILSMPADLTVSDWAAAHREFPRDASFPGRWDPHKAPYAQAPMDAFTSPEVERITLMGAARSVKTEIWLNMLGYLICQDPGPVLVVGPTETKVKRICKRITKMLKASPELRQYLTGNQDDLQTKSIVLRHMEIIFATAGSASDLGEFEARYIFETETDKYPASAGGFGSPTQMAEMRARTFFNRKIVTDSTPTDPEGFIHQDYQRSDRRQYWVPCPACGGYQVLDFFRVKHRGEQRMAWPQDLQRPEYIKQARPAVYECRYCQAEIEERQKAGMLARGVWGAENPEPDGSRPEELPHASHEGYWWGAEISPFATWTEMAAKFFEVRPDREQLKTYYNEWLGLAWKEIVKSQQASAILKLRTRLPSLVVPENTLGLTAGIDSQKRGFWVVLRAWVLTLDGLRESHKIRHGFVESFGELERWLFEDVYRTETSDIEHRVWAGLIDTGGGLMGEGEATLTTQVYDWLRRSGRGRIFGSKGSSKPLGGRLTTKGAIEHYPSGKAIPGGLVLWRLDTNALKDFLWADIENGRFHLDADTDETYAAHLAAEVKERNKLGKLVWTVQHQRDNHLLDCEILAKGAAEAHNVWLLPRPQVRETQNVLAAATINPLTHKPRGSFLKRG; from the coding sequence ATGCAGCAATCCCATCAAATCTCCTGGTTTCCCGCCGAACAGGCCATCCTCTCCATGCCGGCGGACTTGACCGTAAGCGATTGGGCCGCGGCGCATCGGGAGTTTCCCCGGGATGCCTCTTTCCCGGGACGCTGGGACCCGCACAAGGCCCCCTATGCGCAAGCGCCGATGGATGCCTTCACCAGTCCTGAGGTGGAGCGCATCACTCTCATGGGCGCGGCCAGGTCGGTCAAGACGGAGATCTGGCTCAACATGTTGGGTTATCTCATCTGCCAGGACCCCGGGCCGGTGCTGGTAGTGGGGCCGACGGAAACCAAGGTCAAGCGGATTTGCAAGCGCATCACCAAGATGCTCAAGGCCAGCCCGGAACTGCGCCAGTATCTGACCGGCAATCAGGATGACCTGCAAACCAAGAGCATTGTTTTGCGGCACATGGAGATCATCTTCGCCACCGCGGGCAGCGCTTCCGATCTGGGGGAATTCGAGGCCCGCTATATTTTCGAGACCGAGACGGACAAATACCCGGCCAGCGCCGGGGGCTTCGGCTCACCTACACAGATGGCGGAGATGCGGGCCCGGACTTTTTTTAATCGCAAGATCGTTACCGATTCGACGCCCACTGACCCGGAAGGCTTTATTCATCAGGATTACCAGCGCTCGGACCGCCGTCAATATTGGGTGCCCTGCCCGGCCTGCGGCGGCTATCAGGTCCTGGACTTCTTCCGGGTGAAGCATCGGGGCGAGCAACGGATGGCGTGGCCCCAGGATCTGCAGCGCCCGGAATATATCAAACAGGCCCGCCCGGCCGTCTATGAGTGCCGGTATTGCCAGGCGGAGATCGAGGAGCGCCAGAAAGCGGGCATGCTGGCCCGGGGAGTCTGGGGGGCGGAAAATCCGGAGCCGGACGGTAGCCGGCCGGAGGAGCTGCCGCACGCCTCCCATGAGGGCTACTGGTGGGGCGCCGAGATTTCCCCGTTCGCGACCTGGACCGAGATGGCCGCTAAATTCTTCGAAGTCAGGCCTGACCGGGAGCAGCTCAAAACCTACTACAACGAATGGCTGGGATTGGCCTGGAAAGAGATCGTTAAGTCACAACAAGCCTCGGCCATCCTGAAGTTGCGCACCAGGCTGCCGTCGCTGGTGGTGCCAGAAAACACTTTGGGTTTGACCGCGGGTATTGATTCTCAGAAACGGGGTTTTTGGGTAGTGCTCCGGGCCTGGGTCTTGACTTTGGACGGCCTCAGGGAGTCACACAAGATCCGCCATGGTTTTGTAGAGAGCTTTGGCGAGTTGGAACGCTGGCTCTTTGAAGACGTCTACCGGACGGAGACCTCAGACATCGAGCACCGAGTCTGGGCCGGACTGATCGACACCGGCGGCGGGCTCATGGGCGAGGGTGAGGCCACCCTGACCACCCAGGTCTATGATTGGCTGCGGCGCTCAGGGCGGGGGCGGATCTTTGGTTCCAAGGGCTCATCGAAGCCGTTGGGCGGGCGGCTGACTACTAAAGGAGCTATTGAGCACTATCCCAGCGGCAAGGCCATCCCGGGCGGCTTGGTGCTCTGGCGGTTGGATACCAACGCCCTAAAGGATTTCCTGTGGGCGGATATCGAAAACGGCCGGTTTCATCTGGATGCCGACACCGATGAGACCTACGCCGCCCACCTGGCGGCCGAGGTTAAGGAGCGCAATAAGCTTGGTAAATTAGTTTGGACAGTGCAGCATCAACGGGACAATCACCTGTTGGACTGTGAAATCCTGGCCAAAGGCGCGGCCGAGGCGCACAATGTCTGGCTACTGCCCCGGCCACAGGTCCGAGAAACTCAGAATGTTTTAGCCGCAGCAACGATCAATCCACTTACTCATAAGCCTCGGGGGAGTTTCTTAAAAAGGGGATAG